The DNA region GCAGCTCACGACCCACCGGCCCGAAGATGCGGGTGCCGCGGGGGTCACCGCCGTCCTTGATGAGCACGGCGGCGTTCTCGTCGAACTTGATGTACGACCCGTCGGGGCGCCGCTTCTCCTTCTTGGTGCGCACGACGACGGCCTTGACCACGTCGCCGCGCTTGACGCCGGCGCCGGGGAGGGCGTCCTTGACGGTGCCGACGATGATGTCGCCGATCCGCGCGTAGCGGCGGCCGGAGCCGCCGAGCACGCGGATGCAGAGGATCTCCTTGGCACCCGTGTTGTCGGCGACACGCAGCCGCGACTCCTGCTGGATCATGCCGTCCTCCTCGGGGTCCCCGCGGAAGCGCGAGCGCAGCGAGCGGTTTCGTGGGGAGAAATCACTTCGCCTTCTCCAGGATCTCCACCACGCGCCAGCGCTTGCTGGCCGACAGCGGTCGGGTCTCCATGAGCTTGACCCGGTCGCCGACGCCGCAGGTGTTCTGCTCGTCGTGCGCCTTGAGCCGGCTCGTACGCCGCATGGTCTTGCCGTAGAGCGGGTGCTGGACCCTGTCCTCCACGGCGACGACCACGGTCTTGTCCATCTTGTCGCTCACGACAAGGCCCTCACGGACCTTGCGGAAGCCACGGGCCTCGGTCACGTCGTTCTCTCCCATTACGCCGCACCGCCGGACAGCGACGCGAGCTCGCGCTCACGCATCACGGTGTAGATGCGCGCGATCTCCCGGCGGACGGTCTGCAGCCGCCGGTTGTTGTCCAGCTGTCCGGTCGCGTTCTGGAAACGCAGGTTGAACAGCTCTTCCTTCGACTCGCGCAGGCGGGTGACGAGCTCGTCGTCACTCAGCCCGCGGAGCTCGCTGGCGTCGGCCATTACTCGCCCACCTCGCGCTTCACGAACCGGCACTTCATCGGGAGCTTGTGCATCGCGCGGCGCATGGCCTCCGCGGCGATGGGCTCCGGGACACCGGACAGCTCGAACATGACGCGGCCCGGCTTGATGTTGGCGATCCACCACTCCGGCGAACCCTTGCCGGAGCCCATGCGGGTCTCGGCGGGCTTCTTCGTGAGGGGGCGGTCCGGGTAGATGTTGATCCAGACCTTGCCGCCAC from Frankiaceae bacterium includes:
- the rplP gene encoding 50S ribosomal protein L16, with protein sequence MLIPRRVKHRKQHHPDRSGAAKGGTKVTFGEFGIQALESAYVTNRQIESARIAMTRHIKRGGKVWINIYPDRPLTKKPAETRMGSGKGSPEWWIANIKPGRVMFELSGVPEPIAAEAMRRAMHKLPMKCRFVKREVGE
- the rpsQ gene encoding 30S ribosomal protein S17, which produces MGENDVTEARGFRKVREGLVVSDKMDKTVVVAVEDRVQHPLYGKTMRRTSRLKAHDEQNTCGVGDRVKLMETRPLSASKRWRVVEILEKAK
- the rplN gene encoding 50S ribosomal protein L14; translation: MIQQESRLRVADNTGAKEILCIRVLGGSGRRYARIGDIIVGTVKDALPGAGVKRGDVVKAVVVRTKKEKRRPDGSYIKFDENAAVLIKDGGDPRGTRIFGPVGRELREKKFMKIISLAPEVL
- the rpmC gene encoding 50S ribosomal protein L29, whose protein sequence is MADASELRGLSDDELVTRLRESKEELFNLRFQNATGQLDNNRRLQTVRREIARIYTVMRERELASLSGGAA